The DNA sequence GCCGTCGATGCGGGCTGCCTCGTGCAGGGAGTCGGGCACGCTCTGCATGGCCGCGAGCAGGATCACCGTCGCAAACGGCACGCTCTTCCACACGCTGACCAGACATAACGAGGCCATCGCCCAGTGCGGTTCGGTGAGCCACGGTACCGGTGCGATGCCGAACCAGCCGAGCATGATGTTGAGCAGGCCGCTGTCGGTGTTGAACACGAACTGCCACACCACCGCGATCACCACCGAGGACACCGCCAACGGCAGAAAGGCAATCGCCCGAAACAGGCCGATTCCCTTGATTTTCCGGTTCAGCAATCCCGCTACGGCCAGACTGATCAGCACCGTCGGGACCACGGTGCCCAGGGTGAACACCGTCGTGTTGCGGACCGCGATGCCGAACAGCGGATCACCGGTGAACAGGTCGCGATAGTTCGTGGCGCCGACGAATGACGGCGAGGAGAACAGATCCCACCGCTGGAAACTCATGTAGAGCGAGAAGGCGAGTGGGAACGCCATGAACACCGCGACCGCCGCCAGGTTCGGGGCGATGAACCAGCGGCCTGCGCGTGCTCGTCTGCGGGTGGGATTCATGCGGTGGCCAAAACTTCGTCGATCTGCGGTGTCAGACCGGTCTTCAGTGTTGCCGCGGGCCGCTTGCCGCGCAGTACCGGCCCGATGGCGCGGTCCATCAGGGCGTGGACCTTCTGCCAGTCCGGGGAGATCGGCAGCCCTTCGGAGTGCGCCGGGCCGCCGGTCAGCACCGCAAGGTTACGGATCCTGGTGTGGGCGGCGGTGAATCCGGGTGTATCGATCGCCGAGCGCAGCACCGGTACGAACAGGCCGGACTCCCCGATCAGCGACTGTCCTACCGGACCCGCCGCGAATTTGAGGAATTCCCAGGCCTGTTCCCGGTGGCGACTGTCTGCGGCGATGGCCAGACCGGTGCTGCCGATGGCGGATTGAGCCGCCATGCCCTTGGCTGCGGCGGCCGGTCCGGTCGGCAGCACCGCCACGTCGAATTCCAGATCGTCGGCTTGGACGAAGGTTTGGTAGCGCCAGTGCCCGCCGAGTGCCATCGCCGCGTTGCCCGCGGTGAACAGGCCCATCGTGGAGATCGACTGGGTGTCTGCGGCTGCGGGCGCCACGCGATGCACGTTCGACAGATCCGCGTAGAACTGGATCCCGGCCAGAAAATCGTCGTCGTCGAAGTTCAGGTGGGTCGGGTTGACTCGCGGCACCGCCCACGGCACCCCGTTGTTCATGCCGAACAGCGCTGCAGAGTACGGCGGCGACCAGGTGTCGACGAAGCCCCATTGGATGACTCGGCCGTTGCCGGTCCGCCGGGTGAGTGCGGCGGCCGTGGCCAGGAACTCGTCGAACGTCCAAGGCGTATCCCAGCGGCCCGGTGGTGGCGGCACACCGGCTTCGGCGAAGATCTTGGTGTTATAGAACAGGAACGCACCCGACCACTGCTCCGGGAACGCGTACTGGCCGCCGTTGAAGCCGAACGTCTCGTAGAGCGCAGGAATGCTGTCGGCGCGTAACGTCGCCGCGAACTGCCGATCCCGATCCAGCAGGGTGTTGAGGTCCAACAGCACACCGCGATCGGCAAGTCCGGCGTAGTTGAACTCCCACGCCATCAGCACATCCGGGCATTTCCCGCCGGCGCAGAACGTCGACATCTGCTGGGTCGGGTCGCCGCCGGCCAGAATCGTGCGCACCCGAATGCCGGGGTGTTCGCGCTGGAACGCGTTGACGATCCGCATCCGGGCGTCGGCTTCTTCGGGATTGGCTGCGAAGAAGAAGGTCAGTGCGTCGTCGTCGCTGCCGCAGGACGACATCGCGGGTAACAGTGCTGCGGCCCCGACCGCTCCGGCGCCGCGCAGCACGCTGCGGCGCGTAAGCGGTCGTGGACCGGAGGCCAGCACCCGCGAAACCGTCAGACTTCGATCGGCGGGTAGAGGCGTTCGAGGGTGAACTGACGATCTCGGCGCGCAGCCCAGGAGCTGGCAACAAGTGACACCACCAGGATCCCGGCCAACACGGCCACCGACGTCCACAGCCGCTCGTCGATACCACCGACGGTCAGCTGGCGTAACCCGTTGACGGCGTAGGTCATCGGGTCGTAGGGGTGCAATATCTGGAACGGTTTCGCCGTCGTCTCCACCGGATACACCCCTCCCGACGACACCAGCTGGAACATCAGGAAGGCCAGGGTAAACACCCGGCCCACGGCCACTCCGAGCACGGCGTTGAACGCCTGGATCATCGCCAAGAATGACGCGGCGATCAACGCCAGGAAGGCGACCATGCCCGCGGCATGGCGCGCCTCCAGCCCCACCCCGAAGTGCACCACCGTGTACATGAGCAAGACTTGGCACACCCCCAACAGCAGGGCCGGCCAGTACGAGGCGAGGACCACCCGCAACGCGCCCAGGCCGTTGACGATGGCGCGAGTCTGCAGCGGGGTCAACAACATCCACACGATGAGCGAGCCGATGAACAGCGCCAGCGGCAAGAAGAACGGGGCGAACCCGGTGCCGAAGGTGGCGGCGTGATGGGTGAAGTCCATGTCCACCCCGACCGGGCTGGCCAGGATTGCCGAGACGTCCACACGTTGCTGGTCGGTGATTGTCGATGCGCGCTGGTCCGCCTCGCCCAATCCCGTGGCCAGCTGGGCGGCCCCGTTCTTGAGCTGATTGCTGCCGTCGGCCAGTTGGACCAGGCCGTCACTCAGCTGGTTCGCCCCGGCTACCAGCGCGGTGGCGCCGTCGCGCAGCGCGACCACATCCGACCGGAGACCGCCGTCGAGGGCGTGGGTCATGAAGGTGCGCAGCCCGCTGTTGGGATTGGCCAGATCGTTCTCCAACTGTTGGGTGTCGGTGCGCAGTTGGGTCAGGCCCTCGTCGGTGGCCGGGTCCAGCCCCTCAACGTCGAGCAGCCGCTGGGCGCCGGCGAGGGTGTCGCCGAGCCCGCGTACCGCCGGGTCGGGGTTGCCGCGCAGGGCGTCTACCACCTGGTTGACGATCCCGGCGGCCTGTTGGTAGTTGACGTTGAGCGATGCGATCCGGTCACTGACCGTCTTGAGATTGCCGCTGAGGCTCGCGGCGGCCGCACCGGCGGCGTTCGGGTCGAAGCCCATGTTGGCGAGGTCATCGGTCACCTTGAGCAGTGGATCGGTCGCCTGTTGGACACCGTGGTTCAGCTGCCGGATTCCGTCGGCGAGCGCCGTCGAGCCGTCCCGGGCGGTGCCCATGTTGTCGGCCAACGTTTTTGAGCCGTCCGAGAGCTGGCTGGCTCCATCCGCCGCCTTCTTGACCTCGTCGGTCACCTGGGTCAGTGCGGTGCCGATCACCTGTTGGCCGACCTTGGAGCTCACTTCGTTGAGCACCTCGCGGGCGGCGTTCTGCCCCATGACCGAGGCCAGGTAGTTGTTGGCGTCGTTGAACCGGAACTGGATCTGTGCTTTTTGCGGATGCGGGCCCGCCGGGGACACCACCGCCGCGCTGAAGTCGGACGGCAGGGTGATCGAGAAGTAATAGGTTCCATCGGAAACACCTTTGACGGCTTCGCTTTCCGACACCTGGTGCAGATCAAGCTGCTTGGAGTCGATCAGCGCCCGGGTCACTTCATCGCCGGCGTGCAACTGCTCGCCGGACACCACGGCACCGGTGTCCTCATTGACCAGGGCGACCGGGATCTTGTCGATGGCGGCGAAAGGATTCCAGAACGCCCACAGATACATCGCGCCGTACAGCAAAGGCAGCACGATGATGGTGATCAGGGCCAGCCGCGGCATGGTGCCACGCGAATAGCGTTTGAGGTCGGTTCCCAACGACATTCCGGCGAGCATGGTCAGCGGTTCCCCTTCTCGTGTCGGCCGGGAACGAGCTCGGCGCGCTCCAGCCGGTCGACGGTGATCTGCCCGGCGAGCCCGAACCCGTCGGGAATCGGATTGGCCGACGAGGTGATCACGGTCTGCTTCTCCCCCAGCGCCACCAGCCGGGTAAGCAAGATGGCGCGGTCGCGGCTGTTCTTGATCTCATCGATGCTGCCCACCACCAGCAGCGGTGGACGTGCGGTGTTGGCCAGTGCGATGCGCAGCAACAGCCCGGTCATTTCATCGAGATGCTCGACGTAATCGTGCAGTTGGGGTACCGGCAGGTCGCCGAAGACCGGGCCACAGATCGCGTCGCGCTCGGCGTCACCGGCCCGGCGGACCAACTGGTACCAGGGTGCATCCCAGCGGATCTGTTCAGTGATCAGGTCCGCGACCGTCACCGACTCGAAAATCGCGTCGAGCTGTTCGATCCCCGCTAGGGCAGCGACGCCGAAGATGTCGCGGGCTTTGTTGCGCCCGAGCACGGTGAGCGTGCCCGACGACGGCTTCATCCGTCCGGCCAGGTTCATCATCAAGGCGGTGCGACCCGACCCCGGAGTTCCGACCAGCACGGTGGTACCGCCGGCCGGGATGTCCAAATCAAGCGGTCCGAAGACTCGTCCCCACGGCCCGGTCATGGTGATGCCGCGGGCCGTCACCGCGGGCGGTGACGGCGCTGCCGCCGTACTCTCCCCCGCCGCTGTGGCCTGCCCTGCGGCGGTCGTTTCGTCTGGCATGGACGCCCCCTCACACATCGGTTCGCGTGACCCATCAAAGCAGAACCCGCCGCCATGGGCGGCCGTCACGTGTTCTTGCAGCGGATCAGGTCTATGGGAGTTGCAGCGTTGCCGTGCGCAACCGCACGGGATCACCTGCGATGTCAATGGTGTGGATGCGCCCATCGTCGGCGATTCCGATGCGCAACAGCGCCAGCAGGCGACCGCCGGGCGCGATCGCGATGCCCGGTGTGCCGTCGATGAGCAGCACGGCACCGGCCCGTGCACGCCAGGTGAAGCGCCGCGTCTCGGTCGCGACATCCTCGGCGCCGCGCATCTCGGTGGGCACCCCGGCAGGTATCAGCACCGGATCCACGCGGCGCACCACGTCGGGCGCCAACAACTCCAGCAGGGTGGGGATGTCGCCGCCGCGCGAAGCGGCCAGGAAAGCGCTCACGATCTCGAGATGCTCGGCGCGGTGTC is a window from the Mycobacterium sp. SVM_VP21 genome containing:
- a CDS encoding sugar ABC transporter permease, with the protein product MNPTRRRARAGRWFIAPNLAAVAVFMAFPLAFSLYMSFQRWDLFSSPSFVGATNYRDLFTGDPLFGIAVRNTTVFTLGTVVPTVLISLAVAGLLNRKIKGIGLFRAIAFLPLAVSSVVIAVVWQFVFNTDSGLLNIMLGWFGIAPVPWLTEPHWAMASLCLVSVWKSVPFATVILLAAMQSVPDSLHEAARIDGAGEVRRFVSITVPMIRGAVWFVVVISVINAFQAFDLVYVLTGSSGGPETGTYVLAIMLFQQAFAFLDFGYASALAWVMFAVLLVLTVIQLRLSRRNAVDQ
- a CDS encoding sugar ABC transporter substrate-binding protein, producing MASGPRPLTRRSVLRGAGAVGAAALLPAMSSCGSDDDALTFFFAANPEEADARMRIVNAFQREHPGIRVRTILAGGDPTQQMSTFCAGGKCPDVLMAWEFNYAGLADRGVLLDLNTLLDRDRQFAATLRADSIPALYETFGFNGGQYAFPEQWSGAFLFYNTKIFAEAGVPPPPGRWDTPWTFDEFLATAAALTRRTGNGRVIQWGFVDTWSPPYSAALFGMNNGVPWAVPRVNPTHLNFDDDDFLAGIQFYADLSNVHRVAPAAADTQSISTMGLFTAGNAAMALGGHWRYQTFVQADDLEFDVAVLPTGPAAAAKGMAAQSAIGSTGLAIAADSRHREQAWEFLKFAAGPVGQSLIGESGLFVPVLRSAIDTPGFTAAHTRIRNLAVLTGGPAHSEGLPISPDWQKVHALMDRAIGPVLRGKRPAATLKTGLTPQIDEVLATA
- a CDS encoding YhgE/Pip domain-containing protein, whose amino-acid sequence is MLAGMSLGTDLKRYSRGTMPRLALITIIVLPLLYGAMYLWAFWNPFAAIDKIPVALVNEDTGAVVSGEQLHAGDEVTRALIDSKQLDLHQVSESEAVKGVSDGTYYFSITLPSDFSAAVVSPAGPHPQKAQIQFRFNDANNYLASVMGQNAAREVLNEVSSKVGQQVIGTALTQVTDEVKKAADGASQLSDGSKTLADNMGTARDGSTALADGIRQLNHGVQQATDPLLKVTDDLANMGFDPNAAGAAAASLSGNLKTVSDRIASLNVNYQQAAGIVNQVVDALRGNPDPAVRGLGDTLAGAQRLLDVEGLDPATDEGLTQLRTDTQQLENDLANPNSGLRTFMTHALDGGLRSDVVALRDGATALVAGANQLSDGLVQLADGSNQLKNGAAQLATGLGEADQRASTITDQQRVDVSAILASPVGVDMDFTHHAATFGTGFAPFFLPLALFIGSLIVWMLLTPLQTRAIVNGLGALRVVLASYWPALLLGVCQVLLMYTVVHFGVGLEARHAAGMVAFLALIAASFLAMIQAFNAVLGVAVGRVFTLAFLMFQLVSSGGVYPVETTAKPFQILHPYDPMTYAVNGLRQLTVGGIDERLWTSVAVLAGILVVSLVASSWAARRDRQFTLERLYPPIEV
- a CDS encoding ATP-binding cassette domain-containing protein gives rise to the protein MTGPWGRVFGPLDLDIPAGGTTVLVGTPGSGRTALMMNLAGRMKPSSGTLTVLGRNKARDIFGVAALAGIEQLDAIFESVTVADLITEQIRWDAPWYQLVRRAGDAERDAICGPVFGDLPVPQLHDYVEHLDEMTGLLLRIALANTARPPLLVVGSIDEIKNSRDRAILLTRLVALGEKQTVITSSANPIPDGFGLAGQITVDRLERAELVPGRHEKGNR